The Colletotrichum destructivum chromosome 8, complete sequence genome includes the window GTCATTAGGGGTTCAAAGGGCAGGCAAATACGGTagggaaaagaaaacaaaagtAAGGAAAGCAGATGATGCGAATTCGCTTTACTTTGGCATCCATCCTCATCTCAACAGAGCAACACAACATTCCCGCTCGATAGCTCCGTCTTCCTACGTCAGAGTACTCTTGAACCCCTGGTAGGCCTGCTGGATATCCATCTCGAGCTCGCGAGCCTGTTGTTCACTCAGCTCGTCCGTGGCCTTCATCTGATTTAGCGTGATGAGCCACTGCACGATCTTGCCCCTGCTGTCGAAGTCACGGTCCGTCACCTTGTTGACCGACTGGATGACGTCGGAGAGCAGGGGGTGCAGCTGGTCCTTGGAAAGCAGGCCCAGCTTGACGGCATCGAGGAAGGTGATGAACTCCTGCGTCGCCTCCAGGATAAGAGTGCCGCTCGTGTTACCGGCGGCcgacggggccggggcggcgctcgaggaggcggtgACGGTTGTTGAAGGCATGCCGACTCGGATGCGCTCCGTTGCGCGGGGGACTTCGagctgttgttgttttggtAACGAGGTCAGTCTCGAGAGTAAAGCGGGGGGTGATGTAGAAAAACGACAATACGAACATCCCACTCTGCCTTGAATTCCTCCAGGCCACGAAATGCCTTGGCCACAGTCTCGTCGGCCAGGATAGACTTGTACTGCTTCAGAGACCGCTCGCAAATCTCGGTATAGTCGGCTTCGGGGATGGCATCTTTGAGGAAGGCTTTTTCGAGCTCATCGAGAGTGACAATGATGCTGAATATCTCGGCAAGAGAATCCTGCAGGTCGCGCTCGGCGCGGGTGTCGGCTAACTTGACCTCCTGTCGCGATGCATCATCTTGTTAGCTGGGCTGGTAGTCAGTATTGCGGGGGGCGGGGCAGCTGGATGGAGGAGAGACAGATGATGCGATAGGCGCTCCCCAGAGGACTCGGGACTTTGACTGGCATACCTCATCGAGATTGATGGTCGCTGAGAGCGTCGTATTGGGAATATAGCTATGCGGTGTAGGCGCATAGGGTTGCCGGGGCATCATCTTCGCGACTGTGTTGGGATCGCGGCCGGCGTCATGGTCGATCAGCAGCTTCCGAGCTGTCGAGCTTCCAGTGAACGCGTATCGCTTAGAGCCAAGGAACGTTCGACGGTATGGACGGCCGCAGCGGTGCTTCCAgctgcccccccccacacTAGGAAATGGGGGCAGCTTTCGAGAAACCAGTCCAAACTGGGAT containing:
- a CDS encoding Putative vacuolar protein sorting-associated Vps28, with amino-acid sequence MMPRQPYAPTPHSYIPNTTLSATINLDEEVKLADTRAERDLQDSLAEIFSIIVTLDELEKAFLKDAIPEADYTEICERSLKQYKSILADETVAKAFRGLEEFKAEWDLEVPRATERIRVGMPSTTVTASSSAAPAPSAAGNTSGTLILEATQEFITFLDAVKLGLLSKDQLHPLLSDVIQSVNKVTDRDFDSRGKIVQWLITLNQMKATDELSEQQARELEMDIQQAYQGFKSTLT